One region of Bactrocera neohumeralis isolate Rockhampton chromosome 5, APGP_CSIRO_Bneo_wtdbg2-racon-allhic-juicebox.fasta_v2, whole genome shotgun sequence genomic DNA includes:
- the LOC126760220 gene encoding basic-leucine zipper transcription factor A, giving the protein MDISDSFDHQQQQPQQSDNLQQQHQQLQMQCEPTFQTQMINPAATPMPVPFAAPATNGFEPTTINPSSSPPFLSSGQAIPLPPPPQMKSPLIPQLQQQPQGLEQQHYLLQQQQRLGNEVDIDSLLLQQFSCLGTTDHEDLVRQFQSLMNNQVDQDAAKFYLEMSNWNLQTAVGCYLDIHTFQTLPSMKILNQSRPSEHQQAFRLQNDGTIDWPNGCYLTAPSQKRRIEVPALKPGETCDILADIPPTQPAIMWRLCTPNGWNVGEPIWMVPPGMADSQAELSDRMSQLLMSTDASNSESCPQVNVVISVNME; this is encoded by the exons ATGGATATAAGCGATAGCTTTGatcatcaacagcaacaaccgcaACAATCAGATAAtctacaacagcaacatcaacagCTGCAAATGCAATGTGAACCTACTTTTCAAACACAAATGATCAATCCTGCAGCCACGCCCATGCCCGTGCCATTTGCTGCACCAGCTACAAATGGATTTGAACCAACAACGATAAATCCATCATCTTCGCCTCCTTTCTTGTCTTCTGGTCAAGCCATTCCTTTACCACCACCACCGCAAATGAAATCACCTCTAATAccccaactgcaacaacaaccgcaAGGTTTAGAACAACAACATTACTTattacagcaacagcaacgtTTAGGTAATGAAGTCGATATTGACTCATTACTACTCCAACAATTTAGCTGTTTAGGTACAACTGATCATGAGGATTTGGTTAGACAATTCCAAAGCCTTATGAATAATCAAGTAGATCAAGATGCAGCAAAATTCTATTTGGAAATGAGTAATTg GAATTTACAGACAGCTGTCGGTTGCTATTTGGATATTCATACTTTTCAAACGCTGCCTTCGATGAAAATACTTAACCAATCTCGACCAAGTGAACATCAACAGGCGTTTAGACTACAAAACGATGGTACCATCGACTGGCCAAACGGATGCTACTTAACAGCACCTAGTCAAAAGCGGCGCATTGAAGTGCCAGCTTTAAAGCCAGGAGAAACTTGTGATATTTTAGCTGATATTCCTCCAACTCAACCGGCGATTATGTGGAGATTATGCACACCTAATGGTTGGAATGTAGGAG AACCCATATGGATGGTTCCGCCAGGCATGGCAGATTCCCAGGCTGAACTTAGTGACCGCATGTCACAGTTATTGATGTCGACAGATGCGTCCAATAGTGAAAGTTGTCCACAAGTGAATGTTGTGATATCAGTAAATATGGAATGA
- the LOC126760322 gene encoding mitochondrial uncoupling protein 4 isoform X1, with the protein MQSQTQSNPAGEPPSPPPAPPAGPATRNQLRPVKYDYADSFACTYVVSVVAASVAELTTYPLDLTKTRLQIQGEAAANSLKTDLGVKPKYRGMLATAFGIVREEGTMKLWQGVTPALYRHVVYSGVRICSYDFLRRKLGNDENGIITLPLWKSALCGVSAGAVAQWLASPADLVKVQIQMEGKRRLMGEPARVHGAAHAFKEIVRRGGVAGLWKGSVPNVQRAALVNLGDLTTYDTIKHMIMIKLNMPDCHTVHVLSSICAGFVAAIMGTPADVVKTRIMNQPTDDKGRGLLYKGSIDCLRQTVNKEGFAALYKGFLPCWIRMAPWSLTFWLSFEQIRSMIGVAAVVASIHEFLK; encoded by the exons ATGCAAAGTCAAACACAAAGCAATCCGGCAGGCGAACCACCGTCGCCTCCACCGGCGCCTCCAGCAGGACCTGCAACAAGGAATCAGTTACGTCCCGTCAAGTATGATTATGCAGATTCATTTGCTTGTACTTATGTAGTATCCGTTGTTGCTGCTTCCGTAGCAGAACTAACTACGTATCCACTGGATCTCACCAAAACTCGTTTACAAATACAAGGCGAAGCAGCTGCTAACAGCTTAAAAACCGACCTAGGCGTTAAACCAAAG TATCGTGGCATGTTGGCGACAGCGTTCGGCATTGTCAGGGAAGAGGGCACAATGAAGTTGTGGCAAGGTGTCACGCCAGCGCTTTATCGCCACGTCGTTTACAG TGGTGTGCGTATATGCAGCTATGACTTTCTGCGCCGTAAATTGGGTAACGATGAAAACGGCATAATTACGTTGCCGCTGTGGAAGTCGGCGCTTTGTGGTGTATCGGCAGGTGCAGTTGCACAATGGTTGGCTTCACCAGCCGACTTAGTTAAGGTACAAATTCAAATGGAGGGCAAACGTCGTTTAATGGGGGAACCGGCACGTGTCCATGGCGCAGCACATGctttcaaagaaattgttcgcCGCGGTGGTGTAGCGGGTCTCTGGAAAGGCAGCGTTCCAAATGTACAGCGTGCGGCACTTGTCAATCTCGGAGATCTTACAACATACGACACTATCAAGCATATGATTATGATCAAATTGAATATGCCCGATTGTCATACTGTGCATGTACTATCCTCCATATGTGCTGGGTTTGTAGCTGCCATTATGGGCACGCCGGCAGATGTGGTGAAGACACGTATAATGAATCAGCCGACAGATGATAAGGGCAG ggGTCTACTCTATAAAGGCTCCATCGATTGTCTGCGACAGACAGTGAATAAGGAAGGTTTCGCTGCTCTTTATAAAGGCTTCTTACCTTGCTGGATACGTATGGCACCATGGTCATTAACTTTCTGGCTGTCATTTGAACAAATTCGTAGCATGATCG GCGTCGCCGCTGTTGTTGCAAGCATACATGAGTTTCTCAAGTGA
- the LOC126760322 gene encoding mitochondrial uncoupling protein 4 isoform X2, which translates to MQSQTQSNPAGEPPSPPPAPPAGPATRNQLRPVKYDYADSFACTYVVSVVAASVAELTTYPLDLTKTRLQIQGEAAANSLKTDLGVKPKYRGMLATAFGIVREEGTMKLWQGVTPALYRHVVYSGVRICSYDFLRRKLGNDENGIITLPLWKSALCGVSAGAVAQWLASPADLVKVQIQMEGKRRLMGEPARVHGAAHAFKEIVRRGGVAGLWKGSVPNVQRAALVNLGDLTTYDTIKHMIMIKLNMPDCHTVHVLSSICAGFVAAIMGTPADVVKTRIMNQPTDDKGRGLLYKGSIDCLRQTVNKEGFAALYKGFLPCWIRMAPWSLTFWLSFEQIRSMIGASGY; encoded by the exons ATGCAAAGTCAAACACAAAGCAATCCGGCAGGCGAACCACCGTCGCCTCCACCGGCGCCTCCAGCAGGACCTGCAACAAGGAATCAGTTACGTCCCGTCAAGTATGATTATGCAGATTCATTTGCTTGTACTTATGTAGTATCCGTTGTTGCTGCTTCCGTAGCAGAACTAACTACGTATCCACTGGATCTCACCAAAACTCGTTTACAAATACAAGGCGAAGCAGCTGCTAACAGCTTAAAAACCGACCTAGGCGTTAAACCAAAG TATCGTGGCATGTTGGCGACAGCGTTCGGCATTGTCAGGGAAGAGGGCACAATGAAGTTGTGGCAAGGTGTCACGCCAGCGCTTTATCGCCACGTCGTTTACAG TGGTGTGCGTATATGCAGCTATGACTTTCTGCGCCGTAAATTGGGTAACGATGAAAACGGCATAATTACGTTGCCGCTGTGGAAGTCGGCGCTTTGTGGTGTATCGGCAGGTGCAGTTGCACAATGGTTGGCTTCACCAGCCGACTTAGTTAAGGTACAAATTCAAATGGAGGGCAAACGTCGTTTAATGGGGGAACCGGCACGTGTCCATGGCGCAGCACATGctttcaaagaaattgttcgcCGCGGTGGTGTAGCGGGTCTCTGGAAAGGCAGCGTTCCAAATGTACAGCGTGCGGCACTTGTCAATCTCGGAGATCTTACAACATACGACACTATCAAGCATATGATTATGATCAAATTGAATATGCCCGATTGTCATACTGTGCATGTACTATCCTCCATATGTGCTGGGTTTGTAGCTGCCATTATGGGCACGCCGGCAGATGTGGTGAAGACACGTATAATGAATCAGCCGACAGATGATAAGGGCAG ggGTCTACTCTATAAAGGCTCCATCGATTGTCTGCGACAGACAGTGAATAAGGAAGGTTTCGCTGCTCTTTATAAAGGCTTCTTACCTTGCTGGATACGTATGGCACCATGGTCATTAACTTTCTGGCTGTCATTTGAACAAATTCGTAGCATGATCGGTGCTTCTGGTTATTAG
- the LOC126760325 gene encoding RING finger protein 121, with protein MDVSALHAPVDFNKSLEEMSPEERMRAEHQLMHEKHKGHEAMHSEMVLILFITLIVAQVILVEWKKRHYKSYSAVTLLAMWIIPLVISICYNFIRFVIIWTLFSLLTAFVIKKAVSKPIQRTTPRLVYKWFLLIYQISYFLGIGGYIVMMATFVGFNFIFNQGPNVWMDAGLMLVFYGLYIGVLGRDISEICSEKMAVHIGYYTPQGIPTRHLDNNVCAICGNQLLVGVKEEGIFENTYKLSCNHIFHEFCIRGWCIVGKKQTCPYCKEKVDLKKMFCNPWERPHVLYGRLLDWIRWLVAWQPLIFFIVQGINWALGLE; from the exons ATGGATGTGTCGGCATTGCATGCACCTGTGGACTTTAATAAG tCTTTGGAGGAAATGTCGCCGGAGGAAAGAATGCGTGCCGAACATCAATTGATGCATGAAAAGCACAAAGGACATGAGGCTATGCATTCAGAGATGGTGCTTATTCTTTTCATAACCCTAATtgtggcacaggttattttggTGGAATGGAAAAAACGTCACTACAAATCCTATTcg GCAGTTACACTGCTTGCCATGTGGATTATACCACTAGTGATATCGATCTGTTACAATTTCATACGATTTGTTATCATTTGGACATTGTTTTCACTGTTAACGGCATTTGTTATCAAAAAAGCAGTTAGCAAACCAATACAGCGCACCACTCCGAG ATTAGTGTACAAATGGTTTTTACTAATATATCAGATTAGCTATTTTTTGGGTATTGGAGGCTATATTGTGATGATGGCTACATTTGTAGgcttcaattttatatttaatcaaGGTCCTAATGTTTGGATGGACGCAGGATTGATGCTTGTTTTCTACGGTCTCTATATTGGTGTACTAGGTCGCGACATATCGGAAATTTGTTCAGAGAAAATGGCGGTACACATAGGG TACTACACACCGCAAGGCATACCGACCCGCCACCTGGACAACAACGTTTGCGCAATTTGCGGGAATCAACTGCTGGTTGGCGTGAAGGAGGAGGGTatctttgaaaatacatataagtTGTCCTGCAATCACATATTTCATGAATTCTGCATTCGTGGCTGGTGCATTGTGGGTAAAAAACAGACCTGCCCTTACTGCAAGGAAAAGGTTGATCTGAAAAAGATGTTTTGCAATCC TTGGGAAAGACCGCATGTACTTTATGGACGTTTATTAGATTGGATTCGATGGCTGGTGGCTTGGCAACCACTTATTTTCTTCATTGTACAAGGCATTAATTGGGCATTGGGCTTAGAATAA
- the LOC126760323 gene encoding uncharacterized protein LOC126760323 gives MPRQLWGKLKETSVKENETEKMVPVAAKRTKLEEMQEKLPSSTNKCVELQVKNPLVTQTIEVMKQTEMLQSLIDTYSNKSGSSNYLLNPCQMIPEVDFPPENAADFINDDKFAKPIWFIPPIESNFARGVPQSYPQINPKICRAALRKAVCGQLRVCGFTDISESALVLFADAAQEFMRNFMQRIREVHANNPQLEMENEVEVKSLEKAYYSLTNASLTNVHNYFKHQLVARNRSEIAEFNGVLQEYDKLMKESQSMQKEEFQEGDFLNILEMPASNDPNVGVLSSGMQDIPNSGGVSAQSGVGVLSMLEGQSHMSVQHTGYTGSTMDL, from the exons atgccGCGACAACTTTGGGGAAAACTAAAAGAAACATCGGTGAAGGAAAATGAAACCGAAAAAATGGTGCCTGTAGCAGCAAAACGCACAAAACTCGAAGAAATGCAGGAGAAACTGCCATCCAGCACAAACAAATG TGTCGAACTACAGGTGAAAAATCCCTTGGTGACACAAACAATAGAAGTTATGAAGCAAACTGAAATGTTGCAATCGCTTATTGACACCTATTCGAACAAATCG GGCTCATCGAATTACTTGCTAAATCCTTGTCAAATGATACCTGAGGTTGACTTCCCACCTGAAAATGCTGCAGATTTTATCAATGATGATAAATTTGCTAAGCCAATATGGTTTATACCGCCAATTGAAAGCAACTTTGCGCGCGGTGTACCACAGTCATATCCTCAAATCAACCCGAAAATATGTCGTGCTGCTTTACGAAAGGCAGTTTGTGGTCAACTTCGTGTATGTGGTTTCACAGATATTTCCGAATCGGCCTTAGTGTTATTCGCCGATGCAGCGCAGGAATTTATGCGTAACTTTATGCAACGGATTCGCGAAGTACATGCCAACAATCCACAGCTTGAAATGGAAAATGAAGTTGAAGTGAAAAGCTTGGAAAAGGCGTACTATTCTTTAACAAATGCGTCGTTAACAAATGTGCATAACTATTTTAAACATCAATTGGTCGCACGAAATCGTAGTGAAATTGCAGAATTCAATGGTGTACTTCAAGAGTATGATAAACTAATGAAGGAGAGTCAAAGTATGCAAAAGGAGGAATTTCAAGAAGGCGATTTCCTTAATATACTTGAAATGCCGGCATCTAATGATCCAAATGTCGGTGTGTTGAGTAGCGGTATGCAGGACATTCCCAATTCAGGAGGTGTTAGTGCACAAAGTGGCGTTGGAGTGCTAAGCATGCTCGAGGGTCAGTCACACATGTCTGTACAGCACACTGGATATACTGGTAGCACAATGGATTTGTAA
- the LOC126760329 gene encoding uncharacterized protein LOC126760329 → MVSKTIDMDSSDSDDGDDEQMRQFMEAADTTLLTNTMFQQTGKQNTLKENTPEKSDQSVLEQKGPKSNRYLLEDHLEANLDFIATESTQKFLGKKLSELIAKNFEFCNIGTLSKVQKTRRNRVTLLAGADCYVNPYEDFEFETQGPTQRPAIKRRKVDSEEKEQSPEELFNLASVTAEDITSGKLIYGWASKPERKEKHFHYKSDSVGTLHFKPVGNEFTKLRSKNKWNETKIKQKINLRLA, encoded by the exons atggtaTCAAAAACTATTGACATGGACTCGAGCGATTCCGATGATGGAGATGATGAACAAATGCGTCAGTTCATGGAAGCGGCGGACACCACTTTGTTAACTAATACTATGTTTCAGCAGACAGGAAAACAAAATACCTTGAAAGAGAACACTCCTGAAAAATCGGATCAAAGCGTTTTAGAACAAAAAG GGCCAAAGTCAAACCGCTATTTGCTAGAAGATCACTTGGAAGCTAATTTAGACTTCATTGCGACAGAGTCAACACAGAAGTTTCTCGGAAAGAAGCTTTCCGAGCTAAttgcgaaaaattttgaattttgtaatattGGCACTCTGTCAAAAGTTCAAAAAACGAGAAGAAACCGTGTTACACTGCTCGCAGGAGCAGATTGTTATGTCAACCCCTATGAAGACTTTGAATTCGAAACTCAAGGCCCAACACAGCGGCCTGCAATAAAAAGACGAAAAGTTGACAGTGAAGAAAAGGAACAGTCGCCAGAAGAACTCTTTAACTTGGCATCAGTAACTGCTGAAGACATCACCAGCGGAAAGCTAATTTACGGTTGGGCGTCGAAACCCGaacgaaaagaaaaacattttcactACAAAAGTGATAGCGTTGGTACTCTCCATTTCAAACCAGTTGGAAATGAGTTCACAAAGTTGCGTAGTAAAAATAAGTGGAATGAAacaaagataaaacaaaaaataaatttaagattagcataa
- the LOC126760328 gene encoding TIP41-like protein: MMEDELVPRLPVDSETIDFQNWHISYLKSHILKSICKKGQDDNCTQHEDDCCELCTYRYALELPHLPDMVFHKNKLSLKHKDGALLEFLPMDSLRLVENGKQPLQVACAQEWKESRPDCHMEEKFKPFDWTFTTDYQGTLNEKFRVENSDMSLNKFKLMQREKILFYHDLTLFEDELHDNGISSCSVKIRVMPSGFFILLRHFLRVDNVLLKMHDTRFHYEIENNYIFKEYTKREATYSELKNVPPPFFTVPNEIENYLPIKEKKAYKLYFK; this comes from the exons ATGATGGAG GACGAATTGGTACCCCGCTTACCAGTTGACAGCGAGACAATTGACTTTCAGAATTGGCACATAAGCTACCTCAAATCACATATACTTAAAAGTATCTGCAAAAAGGGTCAAGATGACAATTGCACACAACATGAAGATGACTGCTGTGAGTTATGTACTTATCGCTATGCACTTGAACTGCCACACCTGCCCGATATGGTGTTCCACAAAAATAAGTTGTCACTAAAACACAAAGATGGCGCACTTTTAGAATTCCTTCCGATGGACTCATTACGCTTGGTTGAAAATGGAAAACAGCCACTGCAAGTTGCCTGTGCTCAAGAATGGAAGGAGAGCAGACCTGATTGTCATATGGAAGAAAAATTCAAACCATTTGATTGGACTTTTACTACCGACTACCAAGGTaccttaaatgaaaaatttcgtgTAGAAAATTCCGATATGTCATTGAATAAATTCAAACTGATGCAACGTGAGAAAATACTCTTTTATCATGATCTCACCTTGTTCGAAGACGAATTGCATGACAATGGGATTTCGTCATGTTCAGTGAAAATT cGCGTTATGCCGTCGGGTTTCTTCATATTACTTAGACATTTCCTACGCGTCGATAATGTGTTGCTCAAAATGCACGATACGCGATTTCATTACGAGatcgaaaataattatatatttaaggaGTATACGAAGCGTGAAGCTACATACAGTGAGCTGAAAAAT GTACCACCGCCATTTTTCACCGTACCCAATGAAATTGAGAACTACCTACCGATTAAGGAAAAGAAAGCttataaattgtatttcaagtaa
- the LOC126760326 gene encoding annexin B10-like, with protein sequence MDYTPTPTVVPAAPFDASADAQALRAAMKGFGTDEDEIINILTARTNAQRQQIKAQFETELGRDLIKDLKSELGGKFEDVILALMTPPVEYLCKQLHNAMAGMGTDEETLVEILCTKTNEEMHEIVAAYEAIYDRPLAEQMCSETSGFFRRLLTLIVTGVRDPAGTVDAIKAHEDAEALYAAGEAMLGTDEAVFNRIMSHSSFAQLRLIFDEYKELSGQTIEQAIKHEMSGALHDAMMAIVECVQSQAAFFANRLYNAMKGMGTNDDTLIRIIVSRSEIDLANIKDEFERIYNRTLYSAVVSETSGDYKKALTALLGGA encoded by the exons atggATTATACA CCAACGCCCACAGTTGTTCCCGCAGCCCCTTTTGACGCCTCAGCAGATGCACAGGCGTTACGCGCCGCAATGAAAGGTTTCGGTACGGACGAGGACGAAATCATCAACATTCTTACCGCTCGTACAAATGCCCAGAGGCAACAAATCAAGGCACAATTCGAAACAGAGTTAGGCCGTGACTTAATCAAGGATTTGAAAAGTGAATTGGGTGGAAAATTTGAAGATGTTATTTTGGCTTTAATGACACCACCAGTTGAATATTTATGTAAGCAGTTGCATAATGCTATGGCTGGCATGGGCACCGATGAGGAGACGCTCGTCGAAATACTATGTACCAAAACGAATGAAGAAATGCATGAAATTGTTGCTGCTTATGAAGCAATATATGATCGCCCGCTGGCGGAACAGATGTGTAGTGAAACCTCTGGTTTTTTCCGTCGTTTGCTGACACTCATTGTCACAGGAGTACGCGATCCCGCAGGCACTGTTGACGCGATTAAAGCGCACGAAGATGCCGAGGCTTTATATGCGGCTGGGGAAGCCATGTTGGGCACAGATGAAGCCGTCTTCAATCGTATTATGTCGCACAGCAGTTTCGCACAATTGCGGCTCATCTTCGATGAATACAAAGAGCTCTCCGGACAGACTATTGAGCAAGCAATAAAGCATGAGATGAGTGGTGCGTTACATGATGCAATGATGGCGATTG TTGAATGCGTTCAGTCACAAGCTGCCTTTTTCGCCAATCGACTTTACAATGCCATGAAAGGCATGGGAACAAATGATGACACTCTAATTCGAATAATTGTGAGTCGTTCCGAAATCGATTTGGCGAATATCAAAGATGAATTCGAACGCATTTATAATCGTACATTGTACAGTGCTGTTGTG TCGGAGACGTCTGGAGACTACAAAAAAGCCTTGACGGCACTCCTTGGCGGAGCTTAG